The proteins below come from a single Drosophila teissieri strain GT53w chromosome 3L, Prin_Dtei_1.1, whole genome shotgun sequence genomic window:
- the LOC122617933 gene encoding uncharacterized protein LOC122617933 isoform X2, translating to MKTIFVLAILALAQAAEVSQTAETATTATATAATTGKPQQTELPIHIQNLITGHINHVLHNIKNKPQVSNTLSGPVDWHGSGSGSGSGAPVVKPHPDLLPPVAHSGDVLAPALADVPAAAPALQPGLQSLQAGHPPVKVTQHQATGTLIHHGRPVVHNKVVMPPVEQVVHSPPGQEPINVAEKLQKLQQHVTMVMQQAEKHIPLAVNQAIKQKKEQEAQREKEQLQKDKELNKDDDKNKEVQEDQEDPEPTETTPNASKTGRSLVIPDKVSSIVNQVHAHIPQLIAQHREEMKLGKCNFQCPKASLSICASNGKCVVKFPGQCELSQWNCFNTKNVFHQVHDAECQNTITCYKRDMM from the exons ATGAAGACTATTTTCGTTTTAG CCATCCTGGCGCTGGCACAAGCCGCCGAGGTTTCCCAGACTGCAGAAACCGCAACGACAGCCACCGCAACTGCAGCCACAACGGGGAAGCCCCAGCAAACGGAGCTACCCATTCACATCCAGAACCTGATAACCGGCCACATCAATCATGTGCTCCACAACATAAAGAACAAACCTCAGGTCTCGAACACATTGAGTGGACCGGTGGATTGGcatgggagtgggagtggaagtgggagcgGGGCGCCAGTGGTCAAGCCCCATCCAGATCTCCTTCCACCAGTGGCACACTCTGGTGATGTCCTTGCCCCTGCCCTTGCCGACGTCCCAGCGGCTGCACCTGCGTTGCAACCTGGCCTACAGTCGCTGCAAGCTGGCCATCCACCGGTGAAGGTTACCCAACACCAGGCCACCGGCACTCTGATCCACCACGGAAGGCCAGTGGTGCACAATAAAGTGGTGATGCCGCCCGTGGAGCAGGTTGTGCACTCGCCTCCTGGTCAAGAACCCATCAATGTGGCCGAAAAGCTGCAGAAACTGCAACAGCATGTGACCATGGTGATGCAACAGGCCGAGAAACACATTCCGTTGGCTGTGAACCAGGCCATTAAACAAAAGAAGGAACAGGAAGCTCAGAGAGAAAAGGAGCAGCTCCAAAAGGATAAAGAACTCAACAAGGACGatgacaaaaacaaggaaGTTCAAGAGGATCAGGAGGATCCTGAACCAACCGAAACCACTCCTAATGCATCCAAGACTGGTCGATCCCTGGTTATTCCCGATAAAGTTTCTAGTATAGTCAACCAAGTTCACGCCCACATTCCGCAGCTGATTGCTCAGCATCGCGAGGAAATGAAGctgggaaaatgcaatttccagTGTCCCAAGGCATCACTCTCCATTTGTGCCAGCAACGGCAAGTGTGTGGTCAAATTTCCAGGCCAATGCGAGCTGAGTCAGTGGAACTGCTTCAACACCAAGAATG TTTTCCACCAAGTGCACGATGCCGAGTGCCAAAACACCATTACTTGCTATAAAAGGGATATGATGTGA
- the LOC122617933 gene encoding uncharacterized protein LOC122617933 isoform X1 translates to MKTIFVLAILALAQAAEVSQTAETATTATATAATTGKPQQTELPIHIQNLITGHINHVLHNIKNKPQVSNTLSGPVDWHGSGSGSGSGAPVVKPHPDLLPPVAHSGDVLAPALADVPAAAPALQPGLQSLQAGHPPVKVTQHQATGTLIHHGRPVVHNKVVMPPVEQVVHSPPGQEPINVAEKLQKLQQHVTMVMQQAEKHIPLAVNQAIKQKKEQEAQREKEQLQKDKELNKDDDKNKEVQEDQEDPEPTETTPNASKTGRSLVIPDKVSSIVNQVHAHIPQLIAQHREEMKLGKCNFQCPKASLSICASNGKCVVKFPGQCELSQWNCFNTKNGNVFHQVHDAECQNTITCYKRDMM, encoded by the exons ATGAAGACTATTTTCGTTTTAG CCATCCTGGCGCTGGCACAAGCCGCCGAGGTTTCCCAGACTGCAGAAACCGCAACGACAGCCACCGCAACTGCAGCCACAACGGGGAAGCCCCAGCAAACGGAGCTACCCATTCACATCCAGAACCTGATAACCGGCCACATCAATCATGTGCTCCACAACATAAAGAACAAACCTCAGGTCTCGAACACATTGAGTGGACCGGTGGATTGGcatgggagtgggagtggaagtgggagcgGGGCGCCAGTGGTCAAGCCCCATCCAGATCTCCTTCCACCAGTGGCACACTCTGGTGATGTCCTTGCCCCTGCCCTTGCCGACGTCCCAGCGGCTGCACCTGCGTTGCAACCTGGCCTACAGTCGCTGCAAGCTGGCCATCCACCGGTGAAGGTTACCCAACACCAGGCCACCGGCACTCTGATCCACCACGGAAGGCCAGTGGTGCACAATAAAGTGGTGATGCCGCCCGTGGAGCAGGTTGTGCACTCGCCTCCTGGTCAAGAACCCATCAATGTGGCCGAAAAGCTGCAGAAACTGCAACAGCATGTGACCATGGTGATGCAACAGGCCGAGAAACACATTCCGTTGGCTGTGAACCAGGCCATTAAACAAAAGAAGGAACAGGAAGCTCAGAGAGAAAAGGAGCAGCTCCAAAAGGATAAAGAACTCAACAAGGACGatgacaaaaacaaggaaGTTCAAGAGGATCAGGAGGATCCTGAACCAACCGAAACCACTCCTAATGCATCCAAGACTGGTCGATCCCTGGTTATTCCCGATAAAGTTTCTAGTATAGTCAACCAAGTTCACGCCCACATTCCGCAGCTGATTGCTCAGCATCGCGAGGAAATGAAGctgggaaaatgcaatttccagTGTCCCAAGGCATCACTCTCCATTTGTGCCAGCAACGGCAAGTGTGTGGTCAAATTTCCAGGCCAATGCGAGCTGAGTCAGTGGAACTGCTTCAACACCAAGAATGGTAATG TTTTCCACCAAGTGCACGATGCCGAGTGCCAAAACACCATTACTTGCTATAAAAGGGATATGATGTGA